In a single window of the Halomicroarcula saliterrae genome:
- a CDS encoding ArsR/SmtB family transcription factor gives MGSEPQEGTGPAEPADLLPERSVLTFEEYVAMQRAIGNETRFRVLYRLNRDGSMSAKELREALDLPGNTLHHHLDTLVDVGLVENRKRNEPTSEGLYSYYRTTALGEALLDYGVEELLRRERVFADAYE, from the coding sequence ATGGGAAGCGAGCCACAGGAGGGGACCGGCCCGGCGGAGCCGGCCGACCTCCTCCCCGAACGGAGCGTCCTCACCTTCGAGGAGTACGTGGCCATGCAGCGGGCCATCGGCAACGAGACCCGGTTCCGGGTGCTCTACCGGCTCAACCGCGACGGCTCGATGAGCGCGAAGGAGCTGCGCGAGGCCCTGGACTTGCCGGGCAACACGCTCCATCACCACCTCGATACGCTGGTCGACGTGGGTCTCGTCGAGAACCGCAAGCGAAACGAACCCACGAGCGAGGGGCTCTACTCCTACTACCGGACGACGGCGCTTGGCGAGGCACTGCTCGACTACGGCGTCGAAGAGCTCCTGCGGCGCGAGCGGGTCTTCGCCGACGCCTACGAGTAA
- a CDS encoding DUF7509 family protein yields the protein MRARIKSALGEVAYGDFLVYLMGPYTTFDVADIVPEGVDPESVSLSAASASDGELDAMLSTLRSIQGTLREDPGVNAFLAIDPDIPLSEMDAASQSIRFARASNATLFVVPAMGDKLGVGMEVGSVLEDLDDPDRERVLFAHEDAVSSAMIRAISQRWDARVVSYETEAELVDAVRQFVADLMNRELYGDLPRKTTRDG from the coding sequence ATGCGCGCCCGGATCAAGTCCGCTCTCGGCGAGGTCGCCTACGGGGATTTCCTCGTCTACCTGATGGGGCCGTACACGACCTTCGACGTCGCGGATATCGTCCCCGAGGGCGTCGACCCCGAGTCGGTGTCACTCTCCGCAGCGTCGGCGTCGGACGGCGAGCTCGACGCGATGCTCTCGACGCTGCGCTCGATACAGGGCACGCTCCGCGAGGACCCCGGGGTCAACGCCTTCCTGGCCATCGACCCGGACATCCCCCTCTCGGAGATGGACGCCGCCAGCCAGAGCATCCGGTTCGCCCGCGCGAGCAACGCGACGCTCTTCGTCGTCCCGGCGATGGGCGACAAACTGGGCGTCGGCATGGAAGTCGGGTCAGTGCTCGAAGACCTGGACGACCCGGACCGCGAGCGGGTGCTGTTCGCCCACGAGGACGCCGTTAGCAGCGCGATGATACGAGCCATCAGCCAGCGCTGGGACGCCCGGGTCGTCAGCTACGAGACCGAGGCGGAGCTGGTCGACGCCGTCAGGCAGTTCGTCGCCGACCTGATGAACCGCGAGCTGTACGGCGACCTGCCGCGGAAGACGACGCGTGACGGATAA
- a CDS encoding nascent polypeptide-associated complex protein, whose amino-acid sequence MFGGGGGMNPRKMQKMMEQMGIDMADIDAEEVIIRTPDEELVFTDAEVQLMEAQGQKTYQVVGEPESRDRGESTAAVEAGDEPSGDDSGVDEDDVELVAMRAGVDEDTAREALEANDGDLADAVDELE is encoded by the coding sequence ATGTTCGGAGGAGGCGGCGGGATGAACCCGCGCAAGATGCAGAAGATGATGGAACAGATGGGCATCGACATGGCGGATATCGATGCCGAGGAAGTGATTATTCGGACGCCCGACGAGGAGCTCGTCTTCACGGACGCCGAGGTCCAGCTGATGGAGGCACAGGGCCAGAAGACCTACCAGGTCGTCGGCGAGCCCGAGAGCCGCGACCGCGGGGAGTCCACTGCGGCTGTCGAGGCCGGTGACGAGCCGTCCGGCGACGACAGCGGCGTCGACGAGGACGACGTGGAGCTCGTGGCGATGCGAGCCGGTGTCGACGAGGACACCGCACGCGAAGCGCTGGAAGCCAACGACGGCGATCTGGCGGACGCGGTCGACGAACTGGAGTAG
- a CDS encoding methyltransferase domain-containing protein — MYLFVNEDREYLLSPGERFESDLGILEVPEDVAPGDVVETHLGTAFTVRRLRGPDLFTHLERTGAPMMPRDVGLVVGKTGVAAGDRVLDAGTGTGILSSYMGRLGADVVTYEIDPDFAEVARGNMDIAGVADAVEVRTGDVTDDLDELSGFDVVTLDTEDAPTVVERAPTLLSRGGSLAVYSPFVENTREVVAAAREVGLDDIETLDTIQREMDFDDRGSRPSTGGVGHTGYLTFARRP; from the coding sequence GTGTACCTGTTCGTCAACGAGGACCGCGAGTACCTGCTCTCGCCCGGCGAGCGATTCGAGTCCGACCTGGGCATTCTGGAGGTGCCCGAGGACGTGGCACCCGGCGACGTGGTCGAGACGCATCTGGGCACCGCCTTCACCGTCCGTCGGCTGCGCGGGCCGGATCTCTTTACCCATCTCGAACGCACCGGCGCGCCGATGATGCCCCGCGACGTGGGGCTCGTCGTGGGCAAGACCGGCGTCGCCGCGGGCGACCGCGTGCTGGACGCGGGGACCGGCACCGGCATCCTCAGTTCCTACATGGGACGGCTGGGCGCCGACGTGGTGACCTACGAGATCGACCCCGACTTCGCCGAGGTGGCCCGCGGGAACATGGACATCGCGGGCGTCGCCGACGCCGTCGAGGTCCGGACCGGCGACGTGACCGACGACCTCGACGAGCTCTCGGGCTTCGACGTCGTCACCCTCGACACCGAGGACGCGCCGACCGTCGTCGAACGGGCCCCGACGCTCCTCTCCCGGGGCGGGTCGCTGGCCGTCTACTCCCCGTTCGTGGAGAACACGCGCGAGGTCGTCGCTGCGGCCCGCGAGGTGGGGCTCGACGACATCGAGACCCTCGACACCATCCAGCGGGAGATGGACTTCGACGACCGCGGCTCCCGACCCTCGACCGGTGGCGTCGGACACACCGGGTATTTGACGTTCGCCCGGCGGCCATAG
- a CDS encoding transcription factor S has protein sequence MEFCDDCGSMMKTEGDMWLCSSCGAEKARSAESEEMAVTTQGQESSEVVDTSEVDVEDMGPTTGARCPECGNERAFYEMKQIRAADESETRFFTCTECEHKWREDDH, from the coding sequence ATGGAATTCTGCGACGACTGCGGTTCGATGATGAAAACAGAGGGCGATATGTGGCTCTGTAGCAGCTGCGGCGCCGAGAAGGCACGCAGCGCCGAATCCGAGGAGATGGCCGTCACGACACAGGGCCAGGAGTCCTCCGAGGTCGTCGACACCTCCGAGGTCGACGTCGAGGACATGGGCCCGACGACCGGCGCCCGCTGTCCCGAGTGTGGCAACGAGCGGGCGTTCTACGAGATGAAACAGATTCGGGCCGCCGACGAGTCCGAGACGCGCTTTTTCACCTGCACCGAGTGCGAGCACAAGTGGCGGGAGGACGACCACTAG
- a CDS encoding DUF7139 domain-containing protein: protein MTSLTDVYEGEVGRVATRRQQLVGTGLFLTGAAGLVSAIALATTGVGATLGLDDYAAREVAGTVAGIGLPAVVLGIFAVLPAGRRTRLTAVGGAAVAGVGVAAFRQIYPYNWMANAPMLALGVSALYFAGVLTTFWCLFVALATFNTRNDPGGTARMEVTEEGTIELVEESSSIPGLGGIGFFGQDPDGAVETQTNRHEGGRATTSDGGETTRASAASGGDGSEVFDSSPEPDQPRGSGRSDRTAHATGPSEHELDPKLANAGPESAPTTDGGTTPATGRDPITETAVHRGEPDSYCGNCRHFQYVMDGDDVAPYCSFHEETMDDMDACSAWVDNG from the coding sequence ATGACCAGTTTGACGGACGTGTACGAGGGGGAGGTCGGCCGCGTGGCGACGCGGCGCCAGCAACTCGTTGGGACCGGGTTGTTCCTGACTGGTGCCGCGGGGCTCGTCAGCGCCATCGCGCTGGCGACGACCGGCGTCGGGGCCACGCTCGGACTGGACGACTACGCGGCGCGTGAGGTGGCCGGCACCGTCGCCGGCATCGGTCTACCGGCGGTCGTGCTCGGTATCTTCGCCGTGTTGCCCGCTGGCCGGCGGACGCGCCTGACCGCCGTCGGCGGCGCTGCGGTGGCCGGCGTCGGCGTGGCCGCCTTCCGGCAGATCTACCCGTACAACTGGATGGCCAACGCACCGATGCTCGCCCTGGGCGTGAGCGCGCTCTACTTCGCCGGCGTGTTGACGACGTTCTGGTGTCTGTTCGTCGCGCTGGCCACGTTCAACACCCGCAACGACCCCGGCGGCACCGCCCGCATGGAAGTCACCGAGGAAGGAACCATCGAGCTCGTCGAAGAGTCCAGCTCGATTCCCGGGCTGGGCGGCATCGGCTTCTTCGGCCAGGACCCCGACGGCGCGGTTGAGACACAGACCAACCGCCACGAGGGCGGCCGTGCGACAACGAGCGACGGCGGCGAGACCACGCGCGCCTCGGCGGCGTCGGGCGGCGACGGCAGCGAAGTGTTCGACTCGTCGCCAGAGCCCGACCAGCCACGCGGGTCGGGTCGGTCCGACCGCACCGCTCACGCGACCGGTCCGTCCGAACACGAACTCGACCCGAAGCTGGCCAACGCCGGGCCCGAATCCGCCCCGACCACCGACGGCGGCACCACGCCCGCGACGGGGCGGGACCCAATCACCGAGACGGCGGTCCACCGGGGCGAGCCGGACAGCTACTGCGGGAACTGCCGACACTTCCAGTACGTGATGGACGGCGACGACGTCGCCCCCTACTGTTCGTTCCACGAGGAGACGATGGACGACATGGACGCCTGCTCCGCGTGGGTCGACAACGGATAA
- a CDS encoding DUF5789 family protein, with translation MSDDDSDDEPAVELGEGPAVEGAPLSRVTARLTWGIEHSTVVEREGDTTIRTPDGPRELAAVMDGVDETYFADRHEFEAAVRDVIGTGPVPTE, from the coding sequence ATGAGCGACGACGACAGCGACGACGAGCCGGCCGTCGAACTCGGTGAGGGGCCTGCCGTCGAGGGCGCCCCGCTCTCGCGAGTGACCGCGCGGCTCACGTGGGGAATCGAGCACAGCACGGTCGTCGAGCGCGAGGGCGACACCACGATACGGACGCCCGACGGCCCGCGGGAACTGGCCGCGGTGATGGACGGGGTCGACGAGACGTACTTCGCGGACCGACACGAGTTCGAGGCGGCGGTGCGCGACGTCATCGGCACCGGGCCGGTCCCGACCGAGTAA